The Spartobacteria bacterium DNA window TTTAAAGGTGTCCGAAACCGAGGCGATATCCGACAGATAGATAACCCGGTCATCCACCGCATAGATCGGTAGATTTTTCAGATTTGCCGCCAGTTTATACTCTCCGGGAATACGCACCTGGAATTTATTACCAGCTACTTCAAAATGACCGGCCGAAATGGTTTTATTTTCTTCACTGATGCGTTGCACCACCAGTGCCAGCGGAATGCCATAGGAAATCATGCGGGGCAAATCCAGCTCCACACGGATTTCCCGGGTTTGTGTTCCCGATATTTCAGCCATGCGCACCCCGGGAATCAGTTCGATAGAATCTTGCAGTTCCTCTGCCAACTTTTTCAGTCGTTCCGGAGAAGTCGCACCGGAAAGAGTGAAAGTGAACACAGGGATATCTGAACTGAAATTGAGGGACTGAACAGTAGGCTCATCAAGATCGCTGGGCAAATCCGGTTTCGCCAGATCAATCTTGTCCTTTACATGCTGGAGTGCCTTATCAATGTCGCGACCGGCCTCGAATTCCACCACCAATGTCGCCACGCTGTCGGACGAATAGGTGGTAAACTTTTTAATGCCTTCCACATCTTTGATTTTCTTTTCCATGGGAATGGTGATTAGCTTTTCTACTTCTTCCGGAGCGGTACCCTCGTAAATAGCCGTCACGAAGACATAGGGAATGGTGATATCCGGCGACGATTCACGGGGAAGCGTCACATAACTCCAAATTCCTGTCAGAATTAAACCCGCCGTAATAACGTACACGGCAATTCTGAATTTGATGGCATAATTTGATATAAGCATACTAAAATCCTGAACTATGAAATGATTCTATTCTTCGGTAAAATCGATGACCTCGCCATCGCCTGAAATCGTCACCCGGGTTCCATCGCTCAACGTGCGCTGCCCGGCAACAATCAACTGATCCCCGGCTCGTATTCCAGAACCGACAACGGCTTTTTCACCCGACATTTTATCGACAATGACGATCTGCCGCACGGCATAGCCGTCCTTATACAAAAACACCACATGCTCACTCTTATCAGGAACCACCGCAGATAAAGGAACAACGATGGCATCGTCCCAAACCTCGCGTACGGCCGCCACTCGTGCCAGCATCCCTGCCCTCAATATCCCGGCCGCGTTATCCACCACCGCTTCAATCTCATAGGTATTGCTCTGCGCAGCGGATGCAGAAGCCACAAAAGTCACCGTCCCCGTGAACATCAGTCCTTTCAGGCTTTTTACTGAGAAAACCAGCGGTATGCCCGTATGCAGGGAACCGACGTCATTTTCCGGAACATGAAGATTGAGCTTCAGTTTATCTGTTTTTACCAGTCGATAAACAGGATCACCAGAACCAATGAATTCGCCCAAACTCACATAGCGATCCGTGATCTGACCGGAGACAGGCGCAGTAACCGTACTTTTTTCGATATTGATCGACGCATTATCGCGGGCAATCCGCGCCATTTCTGCCGCCGTTTTTATCTTCTCATATTCGTTTACCGAGACCGCTCCACTGGTGCGCAACTCCTCCCAGCGTTCAAGATCTTTCTCCGCTTCACGCAGATCAATTTCTGACTGAGCCAGCGCGTTTTTGAACAACGCATCATCGATCTGCAACAGCGCATCGCCCTCGGATACCACAGCTCCTTTATCGGCATGCAATGCGGTTATTTTCCCGCCAATCTCTGCCGGAACGCGTACATCGTCAATGGCATGCAAGGTAGCCGGCCACGCAGTCATATCTTCGTACCGGGTGGTGCTGACGGTAATCACCTCAACGGGAAAAGAAGGCAATGCCGGCGGCTCCTTTTCAGGCGGTTGCGCATTTTTTATATCACCTATTAATTTCATCGACCCGCCAACAACGATCACCAGCAACAGGATCATCACGGCCATAGCCACCTTTGATTTTTTCTTTTTTTCCGTCATGGTCATATCCTTTTATTTTTCAGGGCATGCTGCCGCATGTCCGTCGTAAGCTTTTAGTTGTTTTCAATGTCATCAGTTCCGCAGGCATACTTCAGTTCTGCCACGGATTGAAAATAGGATCGATTGGCCGCAAGTTGCGTAAGCCGGGCCGAACTCAGTGCCAAATTGGCATCGGTATTTTCTAGATAGGTGGCCAATCCTTTTTTGTAGCGTACATCCGCAATGCTCAGTGCCTTGGTCGCCAAATGCACATTTTCCTCGGCACTCAGGACGATTTCCCGTGAATTCATCAGCGTTAAATAGGCCGTTTTGAGCTGCAGCGTGATCGTATTGACCAGATCGGTATACTCCGCTTCACTCTTCGCTAAATACAGCACCTTTTCCCGAATCTGACTGCGACGCAGTCCCCCGTCCATAATATCCCAGCTCAGCAAGAGCCCCGCGTTCCAGTGCCACTTCCATTCGTCATCGGCCATGGATTCTGACGAGGGATTACTCCCCGTATAATTACCAAAGGCGAAAATCGAAGGGAAATAACTGCCACGCGCCGAACGCACATCCATTTTGCGCATGGAAACGATGTTATGCAACTGCGACAACTCCGGCCGAAAGGCCAGCGCACGCTCCATACATTGATCCACTGAAATATCCAGTTCCCGAAAATCCAGTTCGCCGGATATATCAAACGCCGTATTCTCTAAAAATAGCAATTTACGAAACGTTTCCTTTGTGACCGCCAGCGCATTTCTGGCCGCCACCACCTGCGGCTTTTCATTGGCCACCTTCACCTGTGCACTCAGCAAATCAAATTCACTGGACGTGCCCACATCAAATTTCTGCTGCGCCTGTTTTTCCAGCTCAACAAGCTGCTGTAGCGACGCCTCCGCCACATCGACCCGCGCTTTGGCATAGAGCAATTCATAGAACTGTATGCGAATATCACGAATCAAGGCCCGTGACTGCTGGTTGATCCCATCCTGTGCATAAGCCCTGTAGGATTCTGCCGCCTTGATCCCGGCCGAAACACTGCCACCGGAGTAAATCAGCTGTTTGGCACCCGCTGTAACACTATAATTATCCAGCAATCCCAGACTGGTCTCGCTCAACTCCGGGCGTTCATCCAGCCGTGTATAACTGCTTTCAATATCCAGAGAAGGAAACAGTTGCGATTTAACCTGACTGATACGACTTTCCGCAATCTCCGCATCCCGTCTCGCATTGGCAAGCGACACCGAGCGTTCAGTCCCGATCTCAATGCACTCTTCCAAGGTATAAATCGGTTCGGAATCGTTGGCCTGAGCCTCTCCGCCGCCCAGGCATAAAATCACCATCAGGCCTACAAAAAGAGCATAAGCAATCCTACCAGCGATATAAATATGGCAACGAAA harbors:
- a CDS encoding efflux RND transporter periplasmic adaptor subunit, producing the protein MTMTEKKKKSKVAMAVMILLLVIVVGGSMKLIGDIKNAQPPEKEPPALPSFPVEVITVSTTRYEDMTAWPATLHAIDDVRVPAEIGGKITALHADKGAVVSEGDALLQIDDALFKNALAQSEIDLREAEKDLERWEELRTSGAVSVNEYEKIKTAAEMARIARDNASINIEKSTVTAPVSGQITDRYVSLGEFIGSGDPVYRLVKTDKLKLNLHVPENDVGSLHTGIPLVFSVKSLKGLMFTGTVTFVASASAAQSNTYEIEAVVDNAAGILRAGMLARVAAVREVWDDAIVVPLSAVVPDKSEHVVFLYKDGYAVRQIVIVDKMSGEKAVVGSGIRAGDQLIVAGQRTLSDGTRVTISGDGEVIDFTEE
- a CDS encoding TolC family protein encodes the protein MESKTTFSHQISSDCYVSDCFDGYRVERGPAEAAHRLLQNIVFRCHIYIAGRIAYALFVGLMVILCLGGGEAQANDSEPIYTLEECIEIGTERSVSLANARRDAEIAESRISQVKSQLFPSLDIESSYTRLDERPELSETSLGLLDNYSVTAGAKQLIYSGGSVSAGIKAAESYRAYAQDGINQQSRALIRDIRIQFYELLYAKARVDVAEASLQQLVELEKQAQQKFDVGTSSEFDLLSAQVKVANEKPQVVAARNALAVTKETFRKLLFLENTAFDISGELDFRELDISVDQCMERALAFRPELSQLHNIVSMRKMDVRSARGSYFPSIFAFGNYTGSNPSSESMADDEWKWHWNAGLLLSWDIMDGGLRRSQIREKVLYLAKSEAEYTDLVNTITLQLKTAYLTLMNSREIVLSAEENVHLATKALSIADVRYKKGLATYLENTDANLALSSARLTQLAANRSYFQSVAELKYACGTDDIENN